A window of the Streptomyces sp. NBC_01351 genome harbors these coding sequences:
- a CDS encoding LCP family protein, with protein sequence MTQATDAPPRSRKAPSRSSRRKRVLVRISLALLVLLLIAGGAGWWAYSRLDGNISSVDLDKAIGDDRPQKVVAGAQNVLVLGSDSRAGANGELDHGSVSGARSDTTMLIHIPEGRSKATAVSIPRDTLVTRPECKDENGKAVPSQQRAMFNSIFPAAGAACVVKTVEQMSGVRVDHFVVIDFAGFKELVDALGGVTVKLDKPIKGGLNLDAGEHRLNGTDSLKFVRTRYGYGDGSDLGRISLQQTFMMAMLREIKNQDALGNPARLYKLADAGTKSLTTDSELASLTALADFAQSMKGVDPDTMETIMLPVAYDKVDRNRVVVSEPKATQLWEALRNDQTIPAAVKKSPATGG encoded by the coding sequence ATGACTCAGGCAACCGACGCACCGCCGCGTTCCCGCAAGGCCCCGAGCCGGAGCAGCCGCAGGAAGCGGGTGCTCGTCCGCATATCCCTGGCTCTGCTCGTCCTGCTCCTCATAGCCGGCGGCGCCGGCTGGTGGGCGTACAGCCGGCTCGACGGCAACATCTCCAGCGTCGACCTGGACAAGGCGATCGGCGACGACCGCCCGCAGAAGGTGGTCGCCGGCGCGCAGAACGTCCTCGTACTCGGCTCCGACTCCCGGGCCGGCGCCAACGGCGAGCTCGACCACGGCAGTGTCAGCGGGGCCCGCTCCGACACCACGATGCTGATCCACATACCCGAGGGCCGGTCCAAGGCCACCGCGGTCAGCATCCCCCGCGACACCCTGGTCACCCGGCCCGAGTGCAAGGACGAGAACGGCAAGGCCGTCCCGTCCCAGCAGCGCGCCATGTTCAACAGCATCTTCCCGGCGGCCGGCGCGGCCTGCGTGGTCAAGACCGTGGAGCAGATGTCCGGTGTCCGCGTGGACCACTTCGTCGTGATCGACTTCGCCGGCTTCAAGGAGCTGGTGGACGCGCTCGGCGGAGTGACCGTCAAGCTGGACAAGCCGATCAAGGGCGGCCTCAACCTCGACGCGGGCGAGCACAGGCTGAACGGCACCGACTCGCTCAAGTTCGTCCGTACCCGCTACGGCTACGGCGACGGCAGCGACCTCGGCCGCATCAGCCTCCAGCAGACCTTCATGATGGCGATGCTGAGGGAGATCAAGAACCAGGACGCCCTCGGCAACCCGGCCCGCCTCTACAAGCTCGCCGACGCCGGGACCAAGTCGCTGACCACCGACTCCGAGCTCGCCTCCCTCACCGCGCTGGCCGACTTCGCGCAGAGCATGAAGGGCGTGGACCCGGACACCATGGAGACGATCATGCTGCCGGTCGCCTACGACAAGGTGGACCGGAACCGCGTCGTCGTCTCCGAGCCGAAGGCGACCCAGCTGTGGGAAGCCCTCCGCAACGACCAGACGATCCCTGCTGCTGTGAAGAAGTCCCCCGCCACGGGGGGCTGA